In Sus scrofa isolate TJ Tabasco breed Duroc chromosome 14, Sscrofa11.1, whole genome shotgun sequence, the sequence GTCACGTGAGGCAACGTCTTATAACtcctgccccctggtggctgcATGAAATTGCAGGCTTCAGCCCCTAGGCTCAGAGCATCCTCCTCTGGACCAGATTCGCCACCCCCAGGCCGGGGTTTTTCATCCAGGTTCTGCACCAACGATAGCAGCTCAGGGTTGGGCGAATTCTTCGTCTCCTCATTTCCCGGCCGGAACATCTGCTTCCGGGTCCCCCGACGCCGGGCTTCTTGAAGGATGCCGGTGCGAGCAGCTGGCACAGAGATGCGCTGCTCCCGAGCGCTGGGGGGTTCAGGGGCCGCGGGCCCAGGGGCGGGCGCCTCGGGGCGCGGAGCGGATCGCGGAGGCGCGGATAGGAAGATAGACGCGGTGGAGGTCATGGCAGCCCCGCTAGAGGGAGCGGGGGGCTCTGGGGCTCCACCGGGCGTAACAGGACGGCTGGGGGCTGGGATGTACAGAGAGCTGGTGGCCGTCAGGGGCCCCAAGGAGCGTGGGGTGCCGGGGGAACCGGGGGCTGACACGTGGCTGGGAACCCCTGAAGTGAAGCTAGGTAGAGGAGTGGTCCCCTGCGGAGAGGACAAGAAaggcggcggggcggggctcaGTCCTCCCAGGCTCTCATTTGCTCTTTTGGGAGCTAGGGGCCGGAAAATAACGGAGGTGGTACCTGGCCGATGCCCTTGTAAGCCCGGGGTAAAGGGCCTGGCTGACCGGTTAAAGATGCTTGGAGCTGGGGTAGAGACTCCACCGCCGGGGAGGAAAGGTCTGGGGATGGCTTCAGGGGCTGGCGAAGGGCTGGATGCGGGCACAGCCGCCTCTGGCGGTGCACTTTGTGCCCGAGGTGGTGTCTGCAGGCCTTGCCCGTTGAGCATGGTTGCTGGACCCTCTGGGGCCAGCTCCTGGGTGCTGGAGGCTGCGCGCTGGCGCTGCTGTTCAAAGAGTTGGGCCCCTCTCCCGGAGGCCTCAATcagctgccctccctgccccgggCCCTGGCCCTCTGCTGCACCTGAACCCGGCCTGGCTAGCTCCATGTCCAGGTAGGGGCTGTCCCAGTCGGACTGGTTGGTGAGGCTGCGGGCGTCGGAGAAGGCCTCCTCGTCCAGCTCGGACTCACTAGTCGGAGGGACGCCGTCCTCCTCCTCAGCGCCTGTCCCAGCCGCAGCCCCGAAGCTCACTAGGGTGTACTTCTTGGCTCTCTGTCGACGTTTCTTAAACATTAGCACCCCCttggagtgggggttgggggctgcGGTTAGCAGGGACGCAATCGTCCGACATTTGGTCTTGGCCTCCTTCACACTCCTCTCTTGAAGGCTCTCTGCCCTTTGCAGTtctggggagaagagaaaggagaatggtCATCTTCTTTTCCCCAAGGCTCTCACcgccctctccctctgccccagccagCTCCCTCAGGCCTCCCACTTcttatcttgtttcttttttcttttcttttcttcttttttttttttttttttttttttttgcttttcagggccgcacccgcagcaaatggagttcccaggctaggggttgaatcggagctgtagccatctgcctataccacggtcacagcaacgcgggatctgagccaagtctgtgacctaccccacagctcacggcaatgccggattcttgacccactaagtgatcgaacctgcatcctcatgaatattagtcgtattcatttcctctgagccacaggggggaCTCCCTCACCTCTTGTATTTTCACTGGCCTGACCCCCAAGGTCTCTTCCCAGTGACAAAGTCCTCTAACTTGGGGGCAGTGTGGAGGTGAAAGGTGAAGCCAAGGACAGTTGAAGGGAAGGCAGAGTCTAGTTGGCTGCCCTGACACCACTGTGACCACAGCTCTCCTCCTGTCCTCTCTTCGTTCTACTCTGTTCCTGAGTTTCTAGAGACGTGCTCTTACCCACACCACACACATGcctcccctgcttccctccaTTGCTGGCTGGCAGTGTGGAGGTAGGTTAGAGGAGGGTTCACTTCCCATGGCCAAGAGAGACATGAATCAGTTtccagtgtaaaaaaaaaaaaaaaaaaaaaaaaaaaagggtgagaaGGGACACTTTTCTCCCTCCACAGAGATCATGTTAGGGAGCTTCTCAGAAAGTTTGGAACTCTCACTCTCCCCTCTTCCTACCCCTTACCCTATAATAAGGACACAAAGGATCCTTAGTAATGAGAACCTTCATTCATACTTCCACTACCATCATGCAGTCCACATTGTATATATTCACAGAAATGACTCCCACCACACATCATTGCAATAAGAATATGGCTCTATTTTCTCATATGTACTTTTCTCTCATTCCCATATACTCTAGCTTATATACACCCCAGTGCACATACATGTGTGCAAATACACATGCGTCCatacaaaaacacacatgcatactCCAGGCGGCCCTTCTTCCCAGAATTCCCTTAGCAGAAACACTGTTACTAACAGTTTGGACAAAATTTAGTGCCTTCTAACCTCTTATGTGCCTCACACCCCTGCTACTCACAGCCAGGGATGGCCTCAGATCCGAGATGCAGGAACAAAGTGCTGCTCTCCAAGGCAATCTTCCAAATCTTTAGGATAACGCAAGGTCACCAGTTTATATAGTGTCCTTTCCCCCAAGCTGGGGCGGGAGTGGGATGAGCTTCTTTGAGAGTCAAGGCTGCCCCCAATTTTCCAAGCCTTCTGGGTAGAGAGCTCAGGGAGTCACTACCAGGCAGGCACGCAAGAAATGTGTGCTAACGGGAGCCAGGACAGGGCTTTTCATGCATGTGGGCCCTGGTAGGTGGGGCCAGGAAATGGGAGAGGCTGTCCTGCTGTTGGACCCTGACTTGGACACAGATAGTCTCTGATTCATGATCCCCAATTCCTCCTGAAAAATTCTTGAAATTCCATCTCTACTGTCCACTCAGGATAGCAAGCTCCTTTCTAATTAGGGCTCTCATTCTGCCCATTCCAACATTAATACCACACAATAGTACCACGGACTAGGTACTGGAGTCATAGTTCAGTTCGCATTTTGGGTTCTTGGGAGTGTTACTTCATCtcactgaacttcagtttcctcatctgtaaatgagtATAACAgctacctcacagggttgctatgaggattaagtgaaataatgtagGTAAATTTAGCATTTAACGGCAGCCTTAAGGCCCACGGTGAGTAATCATTACTATCAAAGCCTTCTTGACACTAACTGCACACACTTTCTTGTTCACACGTACACATACACAGACTCCTACATACATGCTTTTGTATATTCCTAGATTACTCATACTCctctctcactcactctctcCAGGAATTTTCCATAGCTCCTCTCTtgtacacacactctctctccaTGAGTTTTCCAGAGCTCATGTGCCAGAATCCCCTTTGACATGTGGCCATAGCATCAGCACATTCTGAGAGAAAGGCTGTGAAACTactgggaaaagaaggaagaggaaggcaaaAAGGAGGAGGGCATAAGAGAGTGAAACCTTTCCCACCGATCTCCTTTTCCTAAACTCTTGATGTTGTCCCCTCCATTCTAGATCCCAGAACTCCCTTGGCTATGGAGGGGTAGTACCTGCATAGAACGGGTCCTGAAGCTCAGAAACTGGGCTTGGGGCTTTGTCGCAGCTGGCTTGGCTGAGGGGCTCTTGGCTGATGGGCTCAAAAGTCTCCATGCCGAGAAAGGCGGTGTTGGCTGGAGCAGGACCAGCTTGAGCCACCCCCATGCCTTTTAAAGCCCCTTTGTCTGGTCCCCAGAGCTGGCAGCTGAATGAGCTCACTGTGCTATTTTTGGAGCCtggccccctcccttctctggacTGCCCCACAAGCCCTGGTGTGATGGACATGGGCAcctgcctgcccttccccccaccccaccacactGGACAATGAGGTTTGCTTAGCTAAAAATATCCCTGAGCCACTCACTACAGTCTCACCCAGCctgatggggaagggagagggtgcTAAAATGAGAATTGGGGATAAGCATGGGATCCTGGGCATGCATCTGGAATTTCTCTGCGGGACACTGGACACTCTCAGGGATGTCGACAGTAAACGGTCACGTCCTTAGCCTCTAATCCAGACTGAGACACAAAATTCTACAGATCAGGAATCAGAACAGTGGAGAGGAGGAACGAGAGAGAAAAACTAGAAGGGTAATCCTGAGATTTCAAAGGCGACAAGAAAGGTATCTAGGAGAGTCGCACAGGAGACATAGGACAGAGAGAAAGTTCACTCTTAGACCTTGTTCTGTAGCTCACATCAAAAATAGCAAAGAGCCTGAGATAAGTGGAACTGGCTTTTTCTGCCCAGGCCTACATTCTTGCCTGAGATAAGAAGCTGAAGATCCCTCCCTCCACCACTTCCTAGGGATCTCATGACTATGCCTCCTGGTCCCCAGGAATCCCAACAAACTTACCATGTCAAAGCTGGCTCTGATGCTGTGCCTGCAGTTAACACTGAAGAGTTCTTATATTCCTGTCCTGCTTTTAGATACTCCCCTGCCCCTTGTCTGCACTCTGCCCTCACCCCATCTGACACCTAGCAAAATCATAGCAACACCAAGCAATCCCTTCGTCAATTCATGCCCCTTTCCACCTTCCCACGTTATTTGTTCCTGGGTTGGGTTGAACCACCTGTATTTTTTGTCATGCTAGTTCAAACAGCAAAAATAGTGGGGACCATGAGGATAAAATTTTCCCCTCCTATCCATTACTCTTCTCCACCTGTCGCCAAGACTATATCCAGGGGAAGCATAAGGTGGGTAGAATGTAGGCTTATGGAGTAGATTTAGGGATCAGATGAAAGGATCCTGACTAAGGAAAAGGAGTTCAGGCACTCACTGGCTTGTTTGGCCTTCTGGGTGTAGGTGGTAGTAAGATCTTCTGCCACTGGATGGGGAACAGGCCCCACCATAGGGATGAGATGAGGGCCAGGCCGGAGGGGGCCACGGGGCAGCAGCAGGGCTTCAGCTGGGGGTGGCTGAAGAGTCGAACCATCCTCCCAAGATGGGGAGCTCAGGCGGCTGTCACCCTGGCTGGGAGAGCCAAGGACAGCAGGTGCTGGCTCTGCAGGGCTGTCAGACAGGTAGATCTCATCAGGTGGGGCTCCTGGTGCGGTGGGCCTTGTGGGACCTCGGCGGCGGGGTCGGCGAGGCTTTTCCTGGGTGGCTGGGCCATCAGCATCACTGTCAGTCTCTCCATAGTAAGCTTCACTGTCAGGGGGTgaaaggaggctcccaggctggagaGGCTGGGGAACTGGAGCACCAGGGGGCTCAGGACTCAGTGGAGACAAGGGTGACAATGCCTGAAGCTCACCAGGGGATGGAGATCGCACTGGCCCCTCGTCCTCTCGCCTGGATGGGAAAGATGACAACTTGAGCAATGAGCTGGATGACTGGCAGCTAGAGAGATCTGGAGGGGATGGGAGATGGATACAAGGGGAGAGAGGGGACTGGCACATTTCACATTGGTGAAATGGATGGCCTGGGAAGAGTGGAGATCTGAAGACAAACTGGGAGGCAAATGGGCTTGGCAGGCTTTGAGTGGAAATCGGCTAAGAAAGACATGTGATGATAAAGCAACAGGCAATGGGTCAAAGTAAGTACACACACCCAACTACCTGCTTGACACCTCTATTCCTTAATTGCAAATATTCAAGTGCTTGGGAGGCACACACAAACATCTATACTCCAGCACAAATACTCAAGCAGAAATGAATACTTGTTAGTAGCTGTAGCCAGGTCAGTGAGACACAGAGCTGAAACAGGCAATGGAAGCCCTGGACTAGGGGGTTGGGGGTAGGCTGGGGTGGGACTGGTCCATACCGCCGCACGGTGAGGACAAGCTGATTTCCTGAGGCATCGATGAGGCTCATGGCACTGGCATGAGAGAAGCTGGTGCAGGAGACTCCATTGATGGCCAAAAGCTGGTCCCTCTCTCGGAGTCCTGCTCTGCCAGCCTGGCTCCGTCTTCGGATCTGAGAAGGTGTTGGAGGAGAGACTGTAGGTGAGGGAGGGCTCCAAGGGGGAATAGAATGAAAGGAGTTAGGACAGGAAGGAGCCATATGTAGAGGGGATTTTACTTTATAGGGTAATAAAAGGTGGGGAGAGGCAAGAGCAGTTAAAGGGGTCAGTCTAGAGGGAAGCAGGTGCAGTTGGGAGGGAATAACAGACTGGAGGGAGGTAGGGTAATCACTGAACAAAAGGGGCTTGGGGGAAACTACAAGAGGGGACGTACTGGAAATGGTGTTACATCCCCTCAAGGTTTTCCTCCAAGGTAAATATCTATACTAGCTGATAGTTCTTTTCTAGTCCTTGCAATCCTAGGCACCATTATCTACACAGTcaagattttagaaaatattccagCTTGGAGGGAGTTCAGCAGATTCTGGGAGATTGTCattgtgtggtatgtgtgtgccATGTGTTATATGTTAAAGTAATAACAGTAGTAGTGGCTATCATTTATTGACTGCTTACTAAATGTTAGGCACagtgccaagcactgtgttaTTGAATTTAATTCTTGGAGCCCAGGACCCATGAAGCAGCTACTATTATTATTGACTTTTTATGGTTGAGAAAAGTAAACGTGTGCTGCGAAATTAAAAGGGTAACAACTTCATCTGACAGGTCAGATCTTTCCATAACCCTCCTAGCACCTGAAAAAAGTCTTGCCTAGTGAGAGAAGGTATCTGGCATAGGGAAAGAGGAGGACTGAAAGCAGGGCAGGACTGGGctaggctgggctgggctgggctgggtgagAAAGCTTCAGCTCATCACATATCAGTTTAGTTAGAGAGAAATTAGAACCTTCCCTACATTCCCAGAGTTTAGAGCAGAGGCACAGACCCAGGAGAGCAATGACTGGATGGCCAGCACTGGGCCTCTAATCCTGTGGTGCCACAGGGAACTGAcgcagtctttctttttctctgctcccATAAACTAggaattccttcttctttctttctttctttctttttttttttttttttttttgtctttttgctatttcttgggccgctcccgcggcatatggaggttcccaggctaggggtctaatcggagctgtagctgcgccacgacgggaactcctccttcttctttcttttcttttttcttttattattattatttttttaatttttttttttttttttgtatttttgctatttactgggccgctccctcggcatatggaggttcccaggctaggggtccaatcggagctgtagctgccggcctacgccagagccacagcaacactggatccgagccgcgtctgcaacctacaccacagttcacggcaacgctggattgttaacccactgagcaagggcagggaccgaacccgcaacctcatggttcctagtcggattcgttaaccactgcgccacgacgggaacttctcttttcttttttcttttctttttttttttaatcttttttggcagccccacagcatatggagttcccaggccagggatcagatctgagctgcagttgtgacctatgccccaaCTGAGGCagccccaaatccttaacccattgtgccaggctggggttcaaacctgcgtcccagtggtccagagataccactgatcctgttgtgccacccccaccccagaagtCTCTGCCCAAACGCTACTCCCCATATCAAACTTGAGCATGCTTCCCTGACCACCTACCCACCCCACTCCACTTCTTCACAACCTCCCACTTTTCCCATAGAGGCCAGCACATGACTCTTCCCAAGTTCCCTTGGGTTCCCCTTTCCCTGAAACCTCAACATAGCCTCCCTTACCTTGGACACCTGTAAGGGTTTCCTCTGCTCGGCCCCCCCCTGAAGTCGGAAGCCCCAGGGGGCTCCCCCTGATAGTGTGACCAGCACCTCCTCCTCAGCACCCATCGCTCAGGTTGGCCTATGGCCCTCGAAGTTTGGACAGTGTCCCAAGGAGAGAAGTCGAGGCGCTGGTACCCCGTCCGGCCTGTCTGGCTGTCCTGCTTCTGCTGCCCTAGGCCTTCCCccccacaccacacaccacaggcAGGCAATTTGGCCCTGGGATCAGTCTAGTCCAGCACACGTGTCCTGTCAATCGGAGCTGTGCTCAAAATAGTTACCGGCTGtactcccctccctctcccagctgtATTACTCCTGGAGCTAATTATAGTGCAAACTTCTGCCCTCCTGCATGGACCTTTTACTCAGGACTCAGAGTACTAGCTTTGTGGGCTCTATAACTAATGTACATCCTTTGAGGGCCTGTGCCTTTCTTGATAGGATCATGGACTAATCCCAACCACTTTCCTCCAAAGCTCATTTcaaagtggcagcagcaggggctTCAATTCCTGAGCAAGGAATGGTTGGGTTTGTCCCACAAGTTTGCAAGCTCTCCCAGAAAAGAGTGCCCCCTTGTTGTATGAATTAACCTATTAATCAGAATGGAGATCCATACCCCACTGCAGTCATGGGTGCAATGTAGAGGAAGGAATTCTGATCAGCCCCACTCCAGCTGAACTCCTGCATGTTCCATAAAAACTTTCCTGCCCATCTCCCAACTCCCTacctatagaatttttttttcttcagctgacAGCAGATAATTTATTGTACACGTGTTACATTCAGCCACAACTGAGAACAGAACTGGTCTAGAATGTCACAGGTCCAGGGCAAAAAACCAAAAGGGGCTGTTTTGATATGAGCAAGGTGGGACTCAAAGTTGTTGAGGCGATCAAAATGGCGAAAAGTTGTTCTTGATCCATTGAGACAAGTTCTAGACAGAAGGCATGTTGTCCAACAAATTGTACCAGCGTCCCTGGCCTCTGGGCTTTCCTTGTTTCTGCTCCTATAGCTTCCACAGATGGACAAGTTTCCTTGGACCGCTgcctcatctttcttcttttgcgCTTCAGCCTGCACATTCGCTTCTTCCTCCACTTGGCTCTCACAGCGCGGAGGTTTCACAGAAGATGGCTCCAAGGCCAAGAGACCTACCTATAGAATTAATCCTCCTTTCCTCTGGGAAAAATAGGTATGTGGTTCATATTTCTATTGTTGTAGTTTCCAGCCAATATTACAGTCTTCCTCCTAGATTGTACCTGTCTCGCTCCTAGATTGTGAGAAACTTGAAGGTAAGGACTGTGTGTTACAGCAAATGAACAGGTCACAGAGCAATGACTGATGGAACAGGTGCTCAATGTTTGCTGAAATAAATTACTTCTTACAATACATAGTTGGTCATGGAAACGTGGGTGCATAAACATGCCAACccatattaattataaaatatttacttatttttaggttTTCACTACATGAATATGCCTATGTTAAGAGATATCTTTTATTAAATATGATATCGTGGTATCATAATTATTAAAGGCTACAGAATTTCCTGGAATAGCTGCTCTGTTAGCATGCTAAATACTGTTTGCTTTGGTGTATGGTGCAGTCATAGAAAGCACTTAGGATTTAGAGTCAGAACTGGACTTGGGCTTCTGTTCTATCattcattagctgtgtgaccttgggtattTACTTGACCTCATGAGTAAAAAGAGTATCTaaatatccattcattcagtatttaaacatttattgagtgctagcTACATATAAGCCATCATGCTATACTAGTGGCTTTCACTTAACCCTAAATggaagcaaactattgcatttggagtggataggcaatgagatcctgctgtatagcacagggaactatgtctagtcacttataatggaacatgattgaggatattgtgagaaaaaagaatatatatatgagtgggtcaccttgctgtatagcagaaattgacagaacactgtaaatcaactacaatagaaaaaaaaatcttaaaaattaaccCTAAGTGCACATTGGAGTCacctggaaaaattttaaagccactGGTTCCCTAAAAGAAGGCTGTGTATATCCTTATATGATGtctaatgaaattttatatattattaaatttaaatattatacaaatattatatattcacacacacacaccacacacacacacacacacacacacacacacacacacacacactgccaagGCCCCTCAGCCTTagagtttctcattttattggcCTAATAGCTGGTATGGCCAGTTTAAAAAGCACTGcagatgattctaatgtgcagctaaGATTGAGAATAAGAGTGGGGATACAGAAACCAATAAAATGCAACATATTAGCCTCTATTCTCAAGAAACTATGAATTTAAACTCTAAACTCTAATACTTATTAGGAGTGCAATCTTAAGTAAGACAGAGAATATATACTTTCCTATGTTAATATGAATTAAATAGGATAAATTATGTGAAAATGCTTAGCAGAGGGCCCAGTTTATGACATTTGCTCAATAAGTATTACCTGAATTTGCCAAATTTCTAATCTAGACTAATGGCTTCCAGTGGTCAGTGTGCAATGGAATTATCTAGAGGGCCTATTAAAACCATAGTTTCCTGGGCCCTACCTCCAGAATATTTGATTCGATATGCCTACAGTGgatctaaaaatttttttctaacaggTTTCCAGGTGAAATTGATACTCTTGATCTAAGGATcacagtttgagaaacactgacctCCACTATAAACTCCTGAGGACAGGATCAATCTGCCTGTTTCCTAAAACATGCTCATTGCTTAAAACAGTTCCAGCAACAAGAAAGTGCAGTTTTTTTCCAACTAATGAACCACTCTGTACCTCAGAATAACTAATATTTACTGTGAACAATATGAGAGCAAGAACTTTATCCCCTGTTggtcataaaacattttatttaataattttttctggagttcccattgtgactcagtggaaatgaatcggactagcatccataagaatacaggttccatccctggtctcactcactgggttaaggatccatcattgccgtgagctgtggtgtaggtcgcagatgttgtttggatctggcattgctgtgtctgtggcacaggccagtggctatagctcccattcgacccctagcctgggaacctccatatgctgtgagtgtggccctaaaaagacacacacaca encodes:
- the SYNPO2L gene encoding synaptopodin 2-like protein isoform X1; protein product: MGAEEEVLVTLSGGAPWGFRLQGGAEQRKPLQVSKIRRRSQAGRAGLRERDQLLAINGVSCTSFSHASAMSLIDASGNQLVLTVRRREDEGPVRSPSPGELQALSPLSPLSPEPPGAPVPQPLQPGSLLSPPDSEAYYGETDSDADGPATQEKPRRPRRRGPTRPTAPGAPPDEIYLSDSPAEPAPAVLGSPSQGDSRLSSPSWEDGSTLQPPPAEALLLPRGPLRPGPHLIPMVGPVPHPVAEDLTTTYTQKAKQAKLQRAESLQERSVKEAKTKCRTIASLLTAAPNPHSKGVLMFKKRRQRAKKYTLVSFGAAAGTGAEEEDGVPPTSESELDEEAFSDARSLTNQSDWDSPYLDMELARPGSGAAEGQGPGQGGQLIEASGRGAQLFEQQRQRAASSTQELAPEGPATMLNGQGLQTPPRAQSAPPEAAVPASSPSPAPEAIPRPFLPGGGVSTPAPSIFNRSARPFTPGLQGHRPGTTSVIFRPLAPKRANESLGGLSPAPPPFLSSPQGTTPLPSFTSGVPSHVSAPGSPGTPRSLGPLTATSSLYIPAPSRPVTPGGAPEPPAPSSGAAMTSTASIFLSAPPRSAPRPEAPAPGPAAPEPPSAREQRISVPAARTGILQEARRRGTRKQMFRPGNEETKNSPNPELLSLVQNLDEKPRPGGGESGPEEDALSLGAEACNFMQPPGGRSYKTLPHVTPKTPPPMAPKTPPPMTPKTPPPVAPKPPTRGLLDGLVNGASPSAGVPEPPRLQGRGGELFAKRQSRADRYVVEATPGPGLGPRPRSPSPTPSLPSSWKYSPNIRAPPPIAYNPLLSPFFPQAARTLPKAQSQGPRAAPKQGIKALDFMRHQPYQLKTAMFCFDEVPPTPGPTALGPPKTARVQEIRRFSTPAPQPTAEPLAPTVLAPRAATTLDEPIWRAELASAPVLSPAPPPESPRGLGTSPSSCGFQVARPRFSATRTGLQAHVWRPGAGHH
- the SYNPO2L gene encoding synaptopodin 2-like protein isoform X2 gives rise to the protein MSITPGLVGQSREGRGPGSKNSTVSSFSCQLWGPDKGALKGMGVAQAGPAPANTAFLGMETFEPISQEPLSQASCDKAPSPVSELQDPFYAELQRAESLQERSVKEAKTKCRTIASLLTAAPNPHSKGVLMFKKRRQRAKKYTLVSFGAAAGTGAEEEDGVPPTSESELDEEAFSDARSLTNQSDWDSPYLDMELARPGSGAAEGQGPGQGGQLIEASGRGAQLFEQQRQRAASSTQELAPEGPATMLNGQGLQTPPRAQSAPPEAAVPASSPSPAPEAIPRPFLPGGGVSTPAPSIFNRSARPFTPGLQGHRPGTTSVIFRPLAPKRANESLGGLSPAPPPFLSSPQGTTPLPSFTSGVPSHVSAPGSPGTPRSLGPLTATSSLYIPAPSRPVTPGGAPEPPAPSSGAAMTSTASIFLSAPPRSAPRPEAPAPGPAAPEPPSAREQRISVPAARTGILQEARRRGTRKQMFRPGNEETKNSPNPELLSLVQNLDEKPRPGGGESGPEEDALSLGAEACNFMQPPGGRSYKTLPHVTPKTPPPMAPKTPPPMTPKTPPPVAPKPPTRGLLDGLVNGASPSAGVPEPPRLQGRGGELFAKRQSRADRYVVEATPGPGLGPRPRSPSPTPSLPSSWKYSPNIRAPPPIAYNPLLSPFFPQAARTLPKAQSQGPRAAPKQGIKALDFMRHQPYQLKTAMFCFDEVPPTPGPTALGPPKTARVQEIRRFSTPAPQPTAEPLAPTVLAPRAATTLDEPIWRAELASAPVLSPAPPPESPRGLGTSPSSCGFQVARPRFSATRTGLQAHVWRPGAGHH